In the Colletotrichum higginsianum IMI 349063 chromosome 7 map unlocalized unitig_7, whole genome shotgun sequence genome, one interval contains:
- a CDS encoding Sirq protein produces MTERNHAIVFGAAGLLGWATVDQLLSNYPTEGSFDKVTVVINRPLSEIEFFWPKESASRPSLQIVSGVNLNSTTEDLTRQLEDRVQGVKNVTHVFYFVFNQVADDHIRECEVNCGIMQRVVDSLTSLSSNLKSFVYPGGTRGYGIYVPGGTFEAPLKESMADNLSEDYARTVAYPWFREILAKASEGKQWTWSEVCPDAVVGFTPNGSGFSLALHWAQYLSLYAYNHGVNDKSETPVEVPFPGNEGGYKSLFTPVSSRVLGRIAVHVSLNGEKCDAKIINMADSATPTSFSQIWPDLAGWFGLKGVGPTGDEKALKPGEYVQKNKHLFEREGFSKAVVAGVGGGSSQLDSVGYWLSFDRQLSLERLRVVGFTEERDPVEGWLEAFEKFRQAGIIM; encoded by the exons ATGACCGAACGAAACCACGCCATCGTTTTCGGAGCCGCAGGCCTACTTGGCTGGGCGACTGTCGACCAGCTGCTCTCCAATTACCCCACCGAAGGCTCATTTGACAAGGTCACTGTCGTCATCAACCGCCCTCTGTCTGAGATCGAGTTCTTCTGGCCGAAAGAGTCGGCGAGCCGGCCTTCTCTGCAGATAGTTTCTGGGGTGAACTTGAACAGCACCACGGAGGACCTCACGAGACAGCTGGAAGATAGGGTTCAGGGAGTCAAGAATGTTACCCACGTGTTTTATTTCG TATTCAACCaggtcgctgatgaccacATCCGAGAGTGCGAAGTCAACTGCGGCATCATGCAGAGAGTCGTCGACTCGCTCACGTCATTGTCATCAAACCTCAAGTCTTTCGTCTACCCCGGAGGCACGAGA GGGTATGGGATCTACGTGCCCGGCGGAACTTTTGAGGCTCCATTGAAGGAGTCTATGGCAGACAACCTCTCCGAAGACTACGCCAGGACTGTCGCATACCCGTGGTTCCGTGAAATTCTCGCAAAAGCAAGCGAAGGCAAGCAGTGGACCTGGTCAGAAGTGTGCCCTGACGCAGTCGTTGGTTTTACGCCAAACGGGTCTGGGTTCTCTCTCGCGCTCCACTGGGCACAGTACCTCTCGCTTTACGCCTACAACCACGGGGTTAACGACAAATCCGAGACTCCTGTTGAGGTACCGTTTCCTGGAAACGAAGGCGGTTATAAAAGCCTCTTTACTCCGGTTTCGTCTCGCGTTCTCGGCCGTATCGCCGTCCACGTCTCCTTGAACGGTGAGAAATGCGATGCCAAAATCATCAACATGGCCGACAGTGCGACGCCAACCAGTTTCAGCCAGATCTGGCCAgatctggctggctggttcGGGCTGAAGGGAGTGGGGCCCACGGGAGACGAGAAGGCATTGAAGCCCGGTGAGTATGTCCAGAAGAACAAACACCTCTTCGAGAGGGAGGGTTTCAGCAAGGCGGTAGTTGCTGGTGTCGGCGGTGGAAGCTCGCAACTTGACAGTGTGGGATACTGGTTGTCATTTGATCGGCAGCTGAGTCTGGAAAGATTGCGAGTGGTAGGGTTCACTGAAGAAAGAGACCCGGTTGAGGGCTGGTTGGAAGCATTCGAGAAATTTAGACAAGCTGGTATTATTATGTAG